In Triticum aestivum cultivar Chinese Spring chromosome 5B, IWGSC CS RefSeq v2.1, whole genome shotgun sequence, the following proteins share a genomic window:
- the LOC123112750 gene encoding putative alpha-L-fucosidase 1, translating to MGRASLLRLAAAMVLTGLVSPQVAVAARATPPLPVLPIPTAAQLAWQRREVIMFFHFGMNTFTNSELGTGAEDPALFAPAALNASQWMDAAAAAGASLAILVAKHHDGFCLWPSAYTAHSVRASPWHGGAGDVVREFAAAAHARGVDAGLYLSPWDLHDQEYGREVAYNEYYLAQLHELLTGYGSLSEIWFDGHKDKNATNMTYHFQEWFQTVRQLQSSSIIFSDAGPDVRWVGNEDGFVGTTCWSTVNRSMITIGATGIENYLNNGDPWGTDWVPPECDVTIRPGWFWHENETAKTLSQLLDIYYTSVGRNCVLLLNAPPNTTGLVEDADIARLREFRAAITRIFGTDLADGSTARASSERGGDFAAGNVLDGRDDTYWAPMAEDGRRDGYWVELRRPARARARPFNVVRIQEHVALGQRVERHEVYVDGVAVASGTTVGHKRLHRLAGPVVGRTVKIWFAARRGPPVVSAVGLHLDPHEINRPSQ from the exons ATGGGACGAGCTTCGCTGCTGCGTCTAGCGGCCGCCATGGTCCTCACCGGCTTGGTTTCTCCGCAGGTTGCAGTGGCGGCACGCGCGACGCCGCCACTGCCGGTGCTGCCGATCCCAACGGCGGCGCAGCTCGCGTGGCAGCGGCGGGAGGTGATCATGTTCTTCCACTTCGGGATGAACACGTTCACGAACTCCGAGCTGGGCACGGGGGCGGAGGACCCGGCCCTGTTCGCCCCGGCCGCGCTCAACGCCAGCCAGTGGATggacgcggcggccgcggccggcgCGTCGCTCGCCATCCTGGTCGCCAAGCACCACGACGGCTTCTGCCTCTGGCCGTCCGCCTACACGGCCCACTCCGTGCGCGCCAGCCCCTGgcacggcggcgccggcgacgtGGTGCGCGAGTTCGCCGCCGCGGCGCACGCACGGGGCGTCGACGCCGGCCTCTACCTCTCGCCGTGGGACCTACATGATCAGGAGTACGGCCGCGAGGTCGCCTACAACGAGTACTACTTGGCGCAGCTCCACGAGCTCCTCACCGG GTACGGGAGCTTGTCGGAGATCTGGTTCGACGGCCACAAGGACAAGAACGCGACGAACATGACGTACCACTTTCAGGAGTGGTTTCAGACCGTGAGGCAGTTGCAGAGCTCCAGCATCATCTTCTCCGACGCCGGCCCCGACGTCCGGTGGGTCGGCAATGAGGATGGGTTCGTCGGAACCACCTGCTGGTCCACCGTCAACCGCTCCATGATAACGATCGGCGCAACCGGCATCGAGAA TTATCTGAACAACGGCGACCCGTGGGGGACGGACTGGGTGCCGCCGGAGTGCGACGTGACGATCCGTCCTGGCTGGTTCTGGCACGAGAACGAGACGGCCAAGACGCTGAGCCAGCTGTTGGACATATACTACACCTCGGTGGGCCGGAACTGCGTGCTGCTGTTGAACGCGCCGCCCAACACCACGGGCCTGGTGGAGGACGCCGACATCGCCAGGCTCCGCGAGTTCCGCGCCGCCATCACGCGCATCTTCGGCACAGACCTCGCCGATGGCAGCACGGCTCGGGCCAGCAGCGAGCGCGGCGGCGACTTCGCGGCGGGCAATGTGCTGGACGGCCGGGACGACACGTACTGGGCGCCGATGGCGGAGGACGGGCGCAGGGACGGGTACTGGGTCGAGCTACGGCGGCCGGCGAGAGCGCGTGCGCGGCCGTTCAACGTTGTTAGGATACAGGAGCACGTGGCGCTGGGGCAGCGGGTGGAGCGGCACGAGGTGTACGTGGACGGCGTGGCCGTGGCCAGCGGCACGACGGTCGGGCACAAGCGGCTGCACCGACTGGCCGGACCCGTCGTTGGCCGGACGGTGAAGATATGGTTCGCCGCGCGCCGTGGGCCTCCGGTAGTGTCGGCGGTGGGCCTGCATCTCGACCCTCACGAAATCAATCGCCCGAGCCAATAA